A single region of the Podospora pseudopauciseta strain CBS 411.78 chromosome 1, whole genome shotgun sequence genome encodes:
- a CDS encoding hypothetical protein (BUSCO:EOG09264ZI5; EggNog:ENOG503P3BX; COG:K) translates to MSDQKHAPTSRAKPPPAGEEEAGAVLKLGEFQDVDTLTLSEASLVINALMAKRKKDRKDRNETDALNQTLDYLDAFARFKAKENVEAVERLLSTHKELSKFERAQIGSLCCDTADECKTLIPSLADKISDEDLGELLDELEKLL, encoded by the exons ATGTCGGATCAGAAACACGCTCCTACCTCGCGGGCAAAACCCCCACCAgccggtgaagaagaagcaggcgCTGTTCTCAAACTGGGCGAGTTCCAGGACGTCGACACGCTGACACTGTCGGAAGCGTCACTCGTCATCAACGCCCTCATGGCCAAACGAAAAAAGGATCGCAAGGACCGGAACGAGACGGACGCGCTCAACCAGACACTCGACTACCTCGATGCATTTGCTCGGTTCAAGGCGAAGGAGAATGTGGAGGCTGTCGAGCGGCTGCTGAGCACGCACAAGGAATTGAGCAAATTCGAAAGGGCCCAGATTG GATCCCTTTGCTGCGATACCGCCGATGAGTGCAAGACCTTGATTCCTTCCTTGGCGGACAAGATCAGCGACGAGGACTTGGGAGAGCTGCTGGATGAATTGGAGAAGCTTCTGTGA
- the CDC55 gene encoding protein phosphatase 2A regulatory subunit cdc55 (EggNog:ENOG503NWEP; COG:T; BUSCO:EOG09261MG9), which translates to MVDTEANVPTWKFTQCFGDKGDVEDITEADIISTVEFDHTGNYLATGDKGGRVVLFERNETKKTCEYKFHTEFQSHEPEFDYLKSLEIEEKINKIKWCRRQNASHYLLSTNDKTIKLWKVFEKSLKVVAENNLSHDATPANVHGGGGAPRALPTAQFRSANDLKLPRLTHHDTVVAAVPRRTYANAHAYHINSISVNSDGETFISSDDLRINLWNLNIQDQSFNIVDIKPANMEELTEVITAAEFHPTSCNWFMYASSKGTIKLADMRERALCDQHAKMFEQEEDPSSRSFFSEIISSISDVRFSYDGKYILSRDYLTVKIWDVAMERQPIKTIPIHEHLRPRLCDTYENDSIFDKFEVVFSGDGKNVMTGSYNNNFMIYPSDPEKEVEVVLQADKSAFKAKKVGVPTPINSSTSPTANGKKGGSRAGSPAAPGQGQRMRKETDADQIDFNKKILHMSWHPFEDSIAIAATNNLFVFSAL; encoded by the exons TTCGATCACACCGGCAACTATCTTGCAACTGGCGACAAGGGTGGCAGAGTTGTACTCTTCGAGCGTAATGAGACG AAAAAAACGTGCGAATACAAGTTCCATACAGAGTTTCAGTCTCACGAGCCCGAGTTCGATTACCTCAAATCGttggagattgaggagaagatcaacaAGATCAAGTGGTGCCGACGACAGAACGCCTCACACTATTTACTCTCGACCAACGACAAGACGATCAAGCTATGGAAGGTTTTTGAAAAGTCACTGAAGGTTGTGGCCGAAAACAATCTCTCGCACGATGCCACCCCGGCGAACGTTCATGGGGGAGGCGGCGCCCCTCGCGCCCTTCCCACCGCCCAATTTCGGTCCGCGAATGATCTTAAGCTGCCGAGACTAACTCACCACGATACTGTCGTGGCGGCTGTGCCTCGGCGGACATATGCCAACGCCCATGCGTATCATATCAACAGCATCTCAGTCAATAGTGACGGCGAAACCTTTATTAGCAGCGATGATCTGCGCATCAACCTCTGGAACCTGAATATTCAGGACCAGAGCTTCAACATTGTTGACATCAAGCCCGCAAACATGGAGGAGTTGACCGAAGTCATCACGGCGGCGGAGTTTCATCCGACCAGCTGCAACTGGTTCATGTATGCCAGTTCCAAGGGCACCATCAAGCTGGCAGACATGCGTGAGCGGGCTCTATGTGACCAGCACGCCAAGA TGTTTGAACAGGAGGAAGATCCGTCCTCCCGCTCATTCTTCTCTGAGATTATCTCGTCCATCTCGGATGTTCGCTTCTCATACGACGGCAAATACATCCTCTCCCGCGATTATTTGACTGTGAAGATTTGGGACGTCGCCATGGAGAGGCAGCCGATCAAAACCATTCCGATTCACGAGCATCTCAGACCGAGGCTCTGTGACACGTACGAGAATGATAGCATTTTCGACAAGTTTGAGGTGGTGTTTTCGGGCGATGGAAAGAATGTCATGACAGGAagctacaacaacaacttcaTGATATATCCTTCAGAcccggagaaggaggttgaagtGGTTCTTCAGGCCGACAAATCTGCTTTCAAGGCCAAGAAAGTTGGCGTGCCCACTCCCATCAACTCATCAACAAGCCCGACAGCTAAtggaaagaaggggggatCGCGCGCCGGAAGCCCAGCAGCTCCGGGGCAGGGTCAACGCATGCGTAAGGAAACGGATGCTGACCAGATCGACTTCAACAAGAAGATTCTTCACATGAGCTGGCATCCCTTTGAAGACAGCATTGCAATTGCGGCTACCAACAAC TTATTTGTTTTTTCTGCTCTTTGA